One stretch of Oncorhynchus keta strain PuntledgeMale-10-30-2019 chromosome 16, Oket_V2, whole genome shotgun sequence DNA includes these proteins:
- the LOC118380594 gene encoding LOW QUALITY PROTEIN: CXXC-type zinc finger protein 4-like (The sequence of the model RefSeq protein was modified relative to this genomic sequence to represent the inferred CDS: inserted 1 base in 1 codon) codes for MSNINNALCIENGQNADVSLLQKDNLQNLQNLQNLQNLQDGGLSQLLDYNAEMERYRSFANFYKTNGAFGQTAKIARITTPIFPSARIGMSPWNCDNAMLWGRKSATINPNRTSMHRNDSQRXGKHGVPPETLQQMANNNFLSTLSPEHCRPLAGECMNKLKCGAGEAEIMNLQERVGTFSAIPALGGISLPPGVIVMTALHSPAASAAVTDSAFQIANLADCPQNNSSASGGNPAKKKRKRCGVCAPCRRLINCGVCSSCRNRKTGHQICKFRKCEELKKKPGSSLEVGPCFPRLVPDLLTKTLGVGYTAWDQRTPVNNGEAFRWFF; via the exons ATGTCTAATATAAACAATGCTCTCTGCATTGAGAACGGACAGAACGCAGACGTGTCTCTCTTACAAAAGGATAACCTTCAGAACCTGCAGAACTTGCAGAACTTGCAGAACCTCCAGGATGGTGGATTAAGCCAACTTTTGGATTATAACGCCGAGATGGAACGGTACCGCTCTTTCGCAAACTTTTACAAAACCAACGGCGCGTTCGGCCAGACGGCCAAGATCGCCCGCATCACGACCCCCATTTTCCCCAGTGCCCGGATAGGCATGTCCCCGTGGAACTGCGATAACGCCATGCTCTGGGGGAGGAAATCGGCCACAATAAACCCTAATAGGACCAGCATGCACAGGAATGACTCCCAGA CCGGGAAACATGGCGTGCCGCCAGAAACGCTACAGCAAATGGCAAATAATAATTTCCTCTCTACCTTATCCCCCGAACACTGCAGACCTTTAGCGGGAGAATGCATGAACAAGCTGAAATGCGGCGCCGGCGAAGCAGAGATAATGAATCTCCAGGAACGTGTCGGAACTTTTTCCGCCATTCCGGCTTTAGGGGGCATCTCATTACCTCCCGGGGTCATCGTCATGACAGCCCTTCACTCCCCCGCAGCCTCGGCAGCCGTTACAGACAGTGCGTTTCAAATTGCCAATCTGGCAGACTGCCCACAGAATAATTCCTCTGCGTCCGGCGGGAACCCAGCGAAGAAGAAACGGAAGCGGTGCGGGGTGTGCGCGCCCTGCCGGCGGCTAATCAACTGCGGCGTGTGCAGCAGTTGTCGGAACCGTAAGACGGGCCACCAGATCTGCAAGTTCAGGAAATGTGAGGAGCTGAAAAAGAAACCCGGCTCGTCGCTGGAG GTAGGTCCGTGTTTTCCTAgactggtccctgatctgttgaCAAAGACCTTAGGCGTTGGCTATACAGCCTGGGACCAG